From Fusarium oxysporum f. sp. lycopersici 4287 chromosome 10, whole genome shotgun sequence, the proteins below share one genomic window:
- a CDS encoding carbonic anhydrase, giving the protein MTSWVSLLAVLAACAPQVHASCAYGTHLHRRADVIQAPKFGYSAANGPANWYNLDPKANELCATGHHQSPINLADGSFNIIPASDLNIEIPNFTKGAEFENLGSTVEVVTEGLGGKITIENTTYHLKQFHFHLPSEHIDNGTSLAMEMHMVHASADNKLAVIGVFIDLDDGAADSYKFRETRKGKTDTPATKSTVVTTVLNSVDKIATLGQTTHIKSLKMSEIVSLLNKGDFQSYSGSLTTPPCSEDVKWLVSTQKVSIPTRTYLKARSVIGYNARFPQNVPGEENILSLVADEIEHHDD; this is encoded by the exons ATGACTTCTTGGGTATCTTTGTTAGCTGTTCTGGCTGCGTGTGCGCCGCAGGTTCATGCGTCGTGTGCGTATGGAACGCATCTTCACCGGAGAGCCGATGTTATTCAAGCTCCCAAGTTTGGATACTCTGCTGCCAAT GGCCCAGCAAACTGGTACAACTTAGACCCCAAGGCCAACGAACTATGCGCAACTGGTCACCACCAATCCCCCATCAACCTCGCCGACGGTTCATTCAACATCATCCCCGCCTCAGACCTAAACATTGAGATCCCAAACTTTACCAAGGGCGCTGAGTTTGAGAACTTGGGAAGTACCGTCGAAGTAGTCACCGAAGGACTCGGCGGTAAAATCACCATCGAAAACACGACATATCATCTGAAGCAGTTCCATTTCCATCTTCCCAGCGAGCACATCGACAACGGTACCAGTCTGGCCATGGAGATGCACATGGTTCACGCAAGTGCGGACAACAAACTCGCTGTCATTGGTGTTTtcatcgatctcgacgatgGAGCGGCCGATTCGTATAAATTCAGGGAGACGCGCAAGGGCAAGACAGACACCCCTGCTACGAAATCCACTGTCGTTACTACCGTTCTCAACTCGGTGGATAAGATTGCGACCCTAGGACAAACCACTCACATCAAGTCGCTCAAAATGTCCGAGATTGtatctcttctcaacaagggCGATTTCCAATC ATACTCGGGTTCGCTTACTACACCGCCCTGTAGTGAGGATGTCAAGTGGCTCGTCTCCACTCAGAAGGTTTCTATTCCTACGCGAACTTATTTGAAGGCCCGATCTGTCATCGGCTACAACGCTCGCTTCCCTCAAAATGTGCCAGGGGAGGAGAATATCTTGAGCCTAGTGGCCGATGAGATTGAGCACCACGATGACTAG
- a CDS encoding hypothetical protein (At least one base has a quality score < 10), producing the protein MMFSSPTAFVAQAALMGGLLVQSVDAQYYKIGTKDEIKQSARTLAYDLMLQYDGNQTGMIPGILPGPPTEYKGDYYWWEGGAMMGTYIDYWKLTGDESYNHVVMEGMLHQTGDGHDYMPSNHSASLGNDDQGFWGMSAMLAAENKFPNPPDDQPQWLALAQAVWTTQAKPERHDDECNGGMRWQIPFTNSGYDYKNTIANGCFFNIGARLARYTGNETYAKYAEETWEWLWNVNYIDHERWLVYDGGHVGKNCTDINKATFSYNAAILIQGAAFMYNFTNGSNVWEDRIDKLLDATLKNFFPKDIMYEVPCEGRKGACSTDMLSFKGYVHRWLAVTTQVAPFTAERILPVLQTSTEAAVKQCTGGDSGRKCGFYWSGGEFVDPAVDETSGAGEQMNVLAAVSSLLIGDAEPPATNKTGGISKGDPKAGEDSHDNPEPEPITTADRAGAGILTFLVLAGAVGTFGWMCFD; encoded by the exons ATGATGTTTTCTTCACCGACAGCCTTTGTGGCTCAGGCTGCGCTTATGGGAGGTCTTCTCGTTCAATCGGTCGACGCACAGTATTACAAGATTGGAACAAAGG ATGAGATTAAGCAATCAGCGCGAACACTGGCGTATGATCTCATGTTGCAATATGACGGTAACCAGACTGGCATGATTCCCGGTATCTTGCCCGGTCCTCCAACAGAATACAAGGGCGACTACTACTGGTGGGAAGGTGGAGCGATGATGGGAACATATATCG ATTACTGGAAGCTCACCGGCGACGAGAGCTACAACCACGTAGTGATGGAGGGCATGCTTCACCAAACAGGCGACGGCCACGATTACATGCCCAGCAACCACAGCGCATCCCTCGGAAACGACGATCAAGGTTTCTGGGGCATGTCCGCCATGCTTGCAGCAGAGAACAAATTCCCCAATCCACCCGATGACCAACCCCAATGGCTCGCCCTCGCACAGGCCGTATGGACGACACAGGCTAAGCCCGAGCGACACGATGATGAGTGTAACGGCGGAATGCGATGGCAGATCCCTTTCACCAACTCTGGATACGATTATAAGAACA CTATTGCCAACGggtgcttcttcaacatcggCGCTCGTCTTGCGCGATACACCGGAAACGAAACATATGCGAAATACGCCGAAGAGACGTGGGAGTGGCTCTGGAACGTCAACTACATCGATCACGAGAGGTGGCTCGTCTACGATGGCGGACACGTCGGAAAGAACTGTACCgacatcaacaaggccaCCTTTTCCTACAACGCCGCCATTCTCATCCAAGGCGCTGCCTTTATGTACAACTTT ACCAACGGTTCCAATGTATGGGAGGACCGCATCGACAAGCTCCTCGACGCTACGCTCAAGAACTTCTTCCCTAAGGACATCATGTACGAAGTCCCCTGCGAAGGCCGCAAGGGCGCCTGCTCGACCGACATGTTGTCCTTCAAGGGCTACGTGCACCGCTGGCTCGCGGTGACAACACAAGTCGCGCCCTTCACCGCGGAAAGGATCCTCCCCGTGCTGCAGACATCCACAGAAGCGGCCGTGAAGCAATGCACCGGCGGAGACTCGGGTCGCAAATGCGGTTTCTACTGGAGCGGTGGTGAATTCGTGGACCCTGCTGTTGACGAGACTAGCGGTGCGGGCGAACAGATGAACGTGCTAGCTGCGGTGTCGAGTTTACTGATCGGCGACGCTGAACCGCCTGCGACGAATAAGACGGGTGGTATTTCGAAGGGTGATCCAAAGGCTGGTGAGGATTCGCATGATAATCCTGAGCCGGAACCTATCACGACTGCGGATCGGGCGGGAGCGGGTATCCTGACGTTCTTGGTCCTTGCGGGTGCTGTTGGAACGTTTGGATGGATGTGTTTTGATTGA
- a CDS encoding glutamyl-tRNA synthetase: MSFDAESAAPVLATADFKTLGPLAADLDKHLTLRTYLGGYTLSEADEKVWTALRTNKVAIGLVRKGAYANITRWFKFIEDAHPELKEKLNSGKEKRVGGANYNIGLQNTENGVVTRFPPEPSGYLHIGHAKAALLNDYFAKTAPDGNGKLLVRFDDTNPSKEKQEFEDSILHDLELMDIKYVSVTHTSDYFKELYEIAEQMILDGNAYADDTDPEVQKDDRKNRLASKRRDRPAEESLAMFREMKNGTDLGRKHCIRARIAFDSSNGSMRDPVIYRFPNWKGAEPAPHHRTGWDWNIYPTYDFACPVVDSLEGVTHALRTTEYADRNEQYHWFIDNLKLRKVNLWEFARINFIRTFLSKRKLTKVVDTGRVSGWDDPRLPTVRGILRRGLTVPALREFMLKQGPSRNIVTMDWTTIWAINKRMLDPVVPRYMAIEEKDAVTVTVTGGPEKSYKEDRPKHVKNPDVGTKQVTFGPKLLLDQADVAEFADNEEITLMSWGNAIVRGLDKSASPIKDLNLELHLAGDFKTTSKKVHWLAADPENLVKAELWDFGYLITKDTLEKDDNLDDYLADVTAWKVDALVDASIAGLKENDFIQLERKGYYRVDKPLGQGPDGRAVLFKVPTGGQKG; this comes from the exons ATGAGCTTCGACGCTGAGAGCGCGGCTCCAGTGCTCGCCACAGCCGACTTCAAGACTCTCGGTCCCTTGGCCGCTGATCTTGACAAGCACCTCACTCTCCGAACTTACCTTGGAGGTTACACCCTGAGCGAGGCCGACGAGAAGGTCTGGACTGCTCTCCGCACCAACAAGGTCGCCATTGGCCTCGTCCGAAAGGGCGCCTACGCCAACATCACCCGATGGTTCAAGTTCATCGAGGATGCTCACCCTGAGCTGAAGGAAAAACTCAACTCTGGCAAGGAGAAGCGCGTTGGTGGTGCCAACTACAACATTGGCCTCCAGAACACCGAGAATGGTGTCGTCACCCGTTTCCCTCCCGAGCCCAG TGGTTACCTTCACATCGGTCACGCCAAGGCCGCTCTCCTCAACGATTACTTCGCCAAGACTGCCCCCGATGGCAATGGCAAGCTCCTCGTCCGATTCGATGACACAAACCCCtccaaggagaagcaggagTTCGAGGACTCTATTCTCCACGATCTCGAGTTGATGGACATTAAGTACGTCTCCGTCACTCACACCAGCGACTACTTCAAGGAGCTTTACGAGATTGCTGAGCAGATGATTCTCGACGGCAACGCATACGCCGATGACACCGACCCCGAGGTCCAGAAGGATGATCGCAAGAACCGTCTTGCCAGCAAGCGACGTGATCGTCCTGCTGAGGAGAGTTTGGCCATGTTCagagagatgaagaacgGCACCGACCTGGGCCGAAAACACTGCATTCGCGCTCGCATCGCCTTCGACTCAAGCAACGGCTCCATGCGAGACCCCGTCATCTACCGATTCCCCAACTGGAAGGGCGCCGAGCCTGCTCCTCACCACCGAACCGGCTGGGACTGGAACATCTACCCTACCTACGATTTCGCCTGCCCCGTCGTCGACAGTCTCGAGGGTGTCACCCACGCGCTCCGAACGACCGAGTATGCCGACCGTAACGAGCAATACCACTGGTTcatcgacaacctcaagCTCCGCAAGGTCAACCTCTGGGAGTTTGCCCGTATCAACTTTATCCGAACATTCCTTTCCAAGCGAAAGCTTACCAAGGTTGTCGACACCGGTCGTGTCAGCGGCTGGGATGATCCTCGCCTGCCTACCGTCCGCGGTATCCTCCGTCGCGGTTTGACCGTTCCCGCTCTCCGTGAGTTCATGTTGAAGCAGGGACCTAGCCGAAATATCGTCACCATGGACTGGACAACTATCTGGGCTATCAACAAGCGAATGCTCGACCCTGTTGTGCCCCGATACATGGCcattgaggagaaggacgCCGTTACTGTCACCGTGACTGGCGGTCCTGAGAAGTCATACAAGGAGGATAGACCCAAGCACGTCAAGAACCCCGACGTCGGTACCAAGCAGGTCACATTTGGAcccaagcttctcctcgaccAAGCCGATGTTGCTGAATTCGCCGACAACGAGGAGATCACCCTGATGAGCTGGGGTAACGCCATTGTTCGCGGTCTCGACAAGTCCGCCTCACCCATCAAGGACCTCAACCTCGAGCTGCATCTCGCCGGCGACTTCAAGACCACCAGCAAGAAGGTCCACTGGCTAGCGGCCGACCCCGAGAACcttgtcaaggctgagctCTGGGACTTTGGCtacctcatcaccaaggacaCACTAGAGAAGGATGACAACCTTGACGACTACTTGGCCGATGTCACCGCCTGGAAGGTCGATGCGCTGGTCGACGCTAGCATCGCCGGCCTCAAGGAGAACGACTTTATCCAGCTCGAGCGCAAGGGATACTACCGTGTGGACAAGCCTCTTGGCCAAGGACCTGACGGCCGAGCTGTCCTGTTCAAGGTCCCCACAGGTGGCCAGAAGGGTTAA
- a CDS encoding hypothetical protein (At least one base has a quality score < 10), whose amino-acid sequence MPTSWGEPLFDDDGLPTTDTTNGESLGEILENTRSLKQWISDIWDQPDNLEELQSTSTAPDRVKDENKPYLECYNNKFWKPAAIRIDDIYLGAYSDKVDKIIESLQKISTHEADLLYDLTSKIFVYEPAQRVSARDILAHPWFHMDDTT is encoded by the coding sequence ATGCCGACATCATGGGGAGAGCCACTATtcgacgatgatggcctCCCAACGACGGACACGACCAATGGCGAGTCCCTAGGTGAAATACTTGAAAACACGAGATCGCTGAAGCAATGGATCAGCGATATTTGGGATCAACCAGATAATCTCGAGGAGCTTCAGTCGACATCAACTGCGCCAGATAGAGTGAAAGATGAGAACAAACCATATCTGGAATGTTACAACAACAAATTTTGGAAACCTGCCGCAATTAGGATTGATGATATCTACCTCGGAGCATACTCCGACAAAGTTGATAAGATCATTGAATCACTGCAGAAAATATCGACGCACGAAGCTGACTTGCTATATGATCTGACATCCAAGATTTTTGTCTATGAGCCTGCACAGCGAGTGTCTGCAAGAGATATCTTAGCTCATCCATGGTTTCATATGGACGATACGACATGA
- a CDS encoding glutathione S-transferase, with amino-acid sequence MTYSLFIGNKRYSSWSMRPWVLLKALEIPFDEKLNLFKPGLRQPDFLAFSPTGKVPCLHDRETSIVVWDSLAICEYIAEQYPAAWPTNAAARAFARSAAAEMHSGFDAIRDECSMNVGLRIELGTPSEALQKDISRFNELFKEGLDKFGGPWLAGDKFTIVDAMYAPIASRIKTYGIELDGAAKEYADRLFEHEAVQAWIQDGIKETSREPSHEEDCVRGRKILKDLTKE; translated from the coding sequence ATGACTTATTCGCTCTTCATCGGCAACAAGCGCTACTCCTCTTGGTCAATGCGACCTTGGGTTCTTCTCAAAGCCCTCGAGATCCCCTTCGACGAAAAACTCAATCTCTTCAAACCCGGCCTTCGTCAACCCGACTTCCTCGCTTTTTCACCAACTGGAAAAGTCCCCTGTCTTCACGATAGAGAAACATCAATTGTTGTTTGGGACTCGTTAGCTATCTGCGAGTACATCGCTGAGCAATACCCCGCTGCTTGGCCAACCAACGCAGCAGCGCGTGCTTTTGCTCGTAGCGCCGCTGCGGAAATGCACTCTGGATTCGACGCCATTCGCGATGAGTGTTCTATGAACGTTGGGTTGAGAATTGAACTTGGAACACCGAGTGAAGCGCTCCAGAAGGATATTAGCCGCTTCAATGAGCTTTTCAAAGAGGGGTTGGACAAGTTTGGGGGACCGTGGTTGGCTGGTGATAAGTTTACGATCGTGGATGCTATGTATGCTCCTATTGCTTCGAGGATCAAGACTTATGGTATTGAGCTGGATGGCGCGGCGAAGGAGTATGCTGATCGGTTGTTTGAGCATGAGGCTGTGCAGGCGTGGATTCAGGACGGTATCAAGGAGACGAGCAGAGAGCCTTCTCATGAGGAGGACTGTGTGAGGGGACGCAAGATTCTCAAGGACTTGACCAAGGAGTAA
- a CDS encoding peptide chain release factor 1: MSPTPWICRTCTRVLTRSHMRQFVRFATNDASPLLAPALLQRAQSLTTEHDDLQKTLNNSFDSTIAKRVGELSRVAEALKAWQTSQASVAELTSMLNDPDQDADLAAIARDELSSETGKLESLARRLSASLTPRHPFADFPCMLEFRPGPGGLEGRYFMDTLFKMYKALCMRRGYRHTVVKYEFADTAGDSSSSAGENPLQEAILEVHDQGAFDIFRSEAGMHRVQRIPSTETKGRVHTSAVAVWVLPSFPENGAANIDFDDPESDFYVNPQEVKIETMRARGAGGQHVNKTESAIRMTHLPTGTTVSMQDHRSQQRNREEAWKLLRSRIADQRREAREEEASKLRNSVLSKTQITRGDKIRTYNYNQDRCTDHRAGVDVHDLPNVLEGGEKLDRIMDGAKDWLVNKDIELLMAEEEAKEKLNGKK, translated from the exons ATGTCCCCAACACCATGGATATGCCGAACCTGCACAAGAGTATTAACACGCTCTCACATGCGCCAATTCGTGCGCTTCGCAACCAATG ATGCCTCACCACTCCTCGCACCCGCACTCCTCCAGCGCGCCCAATCCCTCACAACCGAACACGACGACCTCCAGAAAACCCTCAACAACTCCTTCGATTCTACCATAGCTAAGCGCGTCGGCGAATTGTCTCGCGTAGCTGAAGCGCTGAAAGCATGGCAGACCTCCCAAGCCTCTGTCGCCGAATTAACCTCCATGCTCAACGACCCCGATCAAGACGCCGATCTCGCTGCCATCGCCCGCGATGAACTCAGCTCCGAAACAGGAAAACTCGAGTCCCTCGCCCGCAGACTCTCAGCAAGCTTAACGCCCCGCCACCCCTTCGCCGATTTCCCATGCATGCTGGAATTCCGCCCTGGGCCTGGTGGTCTTGAAGGGCGGTACTTTATGGATACTTTGTTCAAAATGTACAAGGCGCTATGCATGCGACGCGGTTATCGCCACACAGTAGTAAAGTACGAATTTGCCGATACAGCAGGTgattcctcctcatcagccgGCGAGAACCCCCTCCAAGAAGCAATTCTCGAAGTCCACGACCAAGGCGCCTTCGACATCTTCCGCAGCGAAGCAGGCATGCACCGCGTCCAGCGCATTCCCAGCACCGAGACCAAAGGCCGCGTGCACACCAGCGCCGTCGCAGTCTGGGTTCTGCCCTCGTTCCCCGAGAACGGCGCTGCAAACATCGACTTTGACGATCCAGAGAGTGACTTCTACGTTAATCCGCAGGAGGTCAAAATTGAGACGATGCGAGCTAGAGGTGCGGGAGGACAACACGTTAATAAGACGGAGTCTGCTATTCGAATGACGCATTTGCCTACTGGTACGACTGTGTCGATGCAGGATCATCGTTCGCAGCAGCGTAATCGTGAAGAAGCATGGAAATTGCTTCGTTCACGCATTGCAGATCAGAGACGAGAAGCTCGTGAAGAGGAAGCCTCTAAGCTAAGAAACAGCGTACTCTCCAAGACACAGATCACACGAGGTGATAAGATCCGAACGTACAACTACAACCAAGACCGATGTACCGACCATCGTGCAGGCGTTGACGTGCACGACCTACCGAATGTTCTCGAGGGCGGTGAAAAGCTAGATCGAATCATGGACGGCGCAAAAGATTGGCTTGTGAATAAGGATATTGAACTCCTCAtggccgaagaagaagccaaagagaAACTCAATGGCAAGAAATAG